aactcaaaaaatcagCTTTTTCAAGTCGTAGGTAAGGAGGTTCTTATTCTTTAATATGTTTCGTGGGCATAAACAAACACAATAGAGACGATCAATTTTTAAGCAACAACCAAAAAGGAGCAGACTAGATTTTTCCAGTCACAAGGTATTACGTTCTAACATATATAAGATTTGATCACTTTATAAATCACAGAACAATTAGTTCTTTGTTTAGTGAGATGTCATTTTCCCAAAACCGaatgagattttgaagttcatcACTAGGGGTGAAAATCCAGTTCCACTTAACAATTATgggctaaaaccactaaccggaACTAGGGTAGTCGGCCAGTTGGTCAAATTCAAAAACTGGCACCGATAATCGACTACCGATTACTTGATTACCGGTTGGTAGCTGGTTATCCGGATTGGTAATCgagtatttaaaaaattaggcCTATTTCGAATATTGAGCCTacttttttttgcttaatttggatgtttttgacctttttttaaaaaataattagggcGTTTTTGGTGGAATAAGCTGGGCTTTATTGTggttgttccaaaaaaaaaaaaaaaaacaaagatattcCTTGAgtaaaacgacatcattttacattttatatatacatatatacacaattACCGGTTATAAGTGGgtgtttgaaaataaaaacatcagTAATCGCCCCCGTAGGACCAATTACTACCAATtacatgtagcagcacttttcaatggatccattttattttttattgtttctctcccctttttttttccaaaactttttccacttttcaagggatcattatgagaatattctttcacaatttttaataaaaaaatatttaataaatgtGATTGACATTACTATAAGAATATGGTTTCCATACTTAACGTTGGCAAAtacaatatttgaaaaatataaccgttgaaaaatataattattataaaataaaacgtttcaaaaatattatagttacacaaataattatttgaaaaaggataattgttgaaaaattattgtgctaaacgaattaccattgaaaaaacCAAAGAGTGAAATACGacttttagaaaagaaataaagatagaatcaataaagagtaaaaaaaaataatatttaaataatattgataaaaatatagctaatcgaatGTAGGAGACCTTTAAtgattcattagctaaactagataaagtaagtttttttttttagaaaaacataacatttcattcaataataccacaagcataaagctcttacatcacagagtaaagctctgaagcaaccatagcataaagctaTAAGATTACCAGGTTTAAtacaagattcgagaccaatccgctaagccatgactaaaatcagatttaatactagatctgtgacagacagactcaaccaaatgcatggatagcaattattccttGACCCTGAAAGcggaaagactctcatgccgaaacttttcctcctcgacccgaaggccagaataatgatcacatccacaacccgaAGGCCTAACCCAAAGGcctggaccaaaactaattaatctgaaggcgacatagatcgagtgagaggagaaagagccttattacaaaccaaacaaaacattgaaattaaacaatacagggaaaaaacacaagccaaaacacaaatacatcttaaagaagcaacagaatagagaaataaaacaagaaaaaaacagcACACTCCGATCACACACACGCCGGGAACCGAAAACcgaaggggcgttggaagctcgcGGCGGGGACGCGTCGCAAGACCCAATAGTGGACGGTGGGCGGCGCACAGGCGCGGAGAAGACCGGCAAAGCAGGACCTGAaaacaagcacaaaaaaaaaaaaaaggaaccaccaaaacagggaaaatgagcacaaagtggGAAGTCGGTAGCCGGAAGGGAGCCGGACTCGTGCAAGCCAGAAACCACCGCGTAAGGGGTGTGGGAGCTCGACGCGGTGGGGACGCAtgaaaaaaaaccctaatagcgggcAGCGAAGTGAAGACACAGGTTGGCGGCGACCACAGACAAAATCCGaacccacaaagagccaaaacaaggccaaggagcccgctgcagaaaatgaaggcgGGGGAAGAAAAGCGGCAGAGAATGGGCAAAAACGGAGAAAAACAGAGGGGGAAAGGAGCGgcaaggaaggggaagagaggaggcacCAGGGCTAGGGCATCAAGTAAATAGCCAACACCGGAGCGAGGAggacgaggggaggagggaggctgCCAAACGGCCAACCCTCATCCCCTATGTGGCTGAAAGGTTTCGCTTTTCTCTATGGaggctagagagaaaagagacggcTAGGGTTTTCTCTCATAGATAAAGTAAGTTTTGATgagtcattttgcataaaaaattggCTCCTATATTGTGATATTGTGAATCCTCTTACCTGCTTACCTTTTcagggaaagtccacataccccccttaaattaccacctaattgacaaatgtccccctccccccccttccaaaactttcaattgtgacaatgttcccctcaaactaggggtgtcaatgcgggtggttaaaaaccgcccgctaaccgctataaccgctaactggtaaccgcttaaccgtattaaccgctaactgcctaaccGCTATACCCGcctagcagttagcggttattgggtttactaaccgtaaccgctaaccgcctttttatataatatatttttataattataattataaaaatatttatacatataacataatcacttgatcattaaatcacaatttgagtattaatatattatcactataatttatatgattatatcacatgatcaattgatcattaaatcatttgattatataataacaaattatacatatataatatgacataactcataagtataccaattcatattaatacaacaattaaatatctagagacttatttccaatgtatgttataaacttataagtctatatatgttataagtctatataagtctacatatgcatataaataatataaatgtataatatcaatacttaatcatatgattcaatgacaattcaaatactttattcaagacttcaagtgaatcatattattaatgtacaatgatgatatgattcgtataatatcaaattaagtaattaacattgaattaaacaatgaccaatgtgttacttataaacacaatttaagtattaatgtattatcattataattttagtaatttatatattatcactataattgatatgattatatcacatgatgaattgatcattaaatcatacgattatataataataaataatacatatatgatatgacataactcataagtcataagtctgcaagttaatcatatgattcatgtacaatgataatcacaattgattcaattgaattaaacaatatattacttataactacaatttaattaaagcattattacactacaaatacaaacaaaacaaaaaaaatgagggtaaaaaaaaagctcaaaaaggctcaaaaagcccaaaaaaaaaagtctaaaaaggcccaaaaaggcttaaagaaaacccaaaaagtccaaaaaaaaggcccaattttgaaaaaacggttagtgggcggttatctatttcactaactgctaaccggtggttaaccgctaactgttaaccgctaggcggttagcggttgcggttagtgaaatctactaaccgctaaggcggttacggttagtggttattgccaataaccgctaaccgtaaccaccttgacacccctacctcaaactatcaaagcactgtcaatgtcctcccaataacgaaactacccttagtaaaattaaaaacaaaatactaaaaattcttgaaaaaaaaaacctaaaactaaaagaaaaaaaaaaatggtaaagtccacttaacctcttcaaactaccacccaaatGACAATcgacccctcaaactatcaattgcgacaatttacgcccccaactaccaaaacaatgacaatgtatcccaaATTTTAAgcaaatgacgaaattacccttactaaaataaaaacaaaaatattaaaatttaatttttttttcacattttaaggatatttttgtcttattgaaaattctatagggttaatttcatcattttgttaatgatttagtacattggtcattgttttaTAGTTTGAAatggttaagtgaactttacccaaaaaaaaatccaaggattgccaaattatatataaaagaaaaaaaattaaaaaatttaattttttataaaattgaaaattttctgtttaagaaaataaaattcatgcttttaaaatgagttaaaaaaatatatatccttttataaataaaatttccgtttacaaaaaaaaaataaaaatgaaaattcaaaaattttaaaaaattgtttttcttttaatttaaaattaaattatttttttaattaaaatttttgtttctaaaaaacaattatttttgtttttaatttttttcgaatttatacgggtaatttgtcttattgagaaatatatagggccatttttatctttttattagccttaggggagacattgacaatgttttggtagtttgggagcacattgtcacaattaaaagtttggaggacattgtcaatagggtggtagtttgatgggggtATATGCTCTCTCtatctttttatattatattaaaataatattatattcatttaaaaaaaaaaaaaaatctctctctctaacccTACTtgtcaattggtatcaaaagACCGAACGCCACCCCACTCACCACCATAATATGGcgtgattttgtttaaaatcacaATAACAAACGCGCTCTTAACCCAAATTTAGGTTGGTAATGTAGTTCATTTTTATCAGTTAAGGGTGCGTTTAGTATtgtgattttaaacaaaatcacaaaaagttaattgtttgaaatttcatttttaaaaaaaaattgtaatttaaaaacgCAGAACTTTAAAGACCAAATCAcgatttaaatgcatttttaaatggCTATTTTGAAATCCCACCTTTTGAAATCATAATCTTAaacgtacttttttttttaacgaattatctcttcattgatataacaatcaggCAATTAGCAGGAAGTTAAATCTGCttatgttaattattttgtcCAATTTCGACCATAGCAAACTTTCCCAAAATAGCTTGCATTGTTAATTTTGGTTGCTGAAAACACTCCTCTCCTCTACctataaaaaacataaacaaaaacaaaaacaaaaaatactccTCTGTAACTTTCATCTCAAATATTAAACTGAAATTTCCCATTAATAAGCATGTGTTGACTGTTTCACTCCCTCAGAATACCACCATACATTTATTTCCATGCAGGAGGACGAAAGCAGAAGGGATTCATTTCAGAGCTCTTTTTCCACGCATGTGTTGAAGGGATCACACAAGCCCTCCCTCAACACAAAAGGCtcagaaaattttgagaaaaatagtaAAAGAAAAGGCAAGGCTGCAGGGAAGAAAAGATGGCAAAGATGCATCTTAGTTTGCTGGTGTTGGCAGCAATCGGGTGCTGCTTCCTGATGGATCCGGCAACCGCAATGATCCACATTGTTGGAGGAGCACATGGCTGGCGTCTGCCTCACAACAAAACCTTCTTTGAACAATGGGCTAAACCAAGAACCTTTGGTGTAGGCGACAAAATTGGTCAGTTCTTTTTAATCTACATGCTCGTGTTTGTGTTCTTGGGAATCTCACTGTCAATTTTTTATACCccataaatttaatatgaattcaatataaaattaatgaattaaggTTTTGGATAGTTAGGTTTGAGGCAATTGACTCGATTTCGGTCTCTCTGAATTAACCCACGGTGTGATAAATAAGCTTAACAAAATCTAAATGTTTTATAATGCTGCATGCTTGCCTGGAAAACATGGTAAATATCTCAAATCAGTCCTCACATAGCCAAATGTATTACTAGTTTgccaaaattgtcaaaaaaaaaaaaaaaacaaacaaacaaacaagcaaacaagcTTGTAGGGCTCAAAGCCGGTTTAAGTGAtgaatttttttacatttaaatattaattttaattttaatattatatttttatttaaaaatcattcttttcacttttattgttgTCCGAAATTTTGGTTGATCAATGCTCCtcacaaggccaaaaaaatCTACCCACAACCTTCAAGAATGGAAcgtttaagattgaattttatttaataatgtctttattattatttgatttatttatttattgctattaattttttaagccttatttatttCAGAATATTAaagaatcaaatgatattaatacatttttttaattaaaaattatgtaGGGCGCCTTAATTAAAGCATATGTATTGACGGTAattaggtttttaatttttcttgtatggaaaatgttttattaggattcattaattagggccttattaaattgtgagttatttttttaaattacttatttaccatgatTAGGAGGCATTAACTAATGAATATAGACGGTAATAAgggctttaattttttatgtaaatttttttcttaatatttattaatttggggccttattaaattgggggtcCTACGCAGCCACTTAACCCGCCTTGGGTTTGAGCCAGCCCTGGGGACTAGAGCTATGGAGCTTGTTAGGGGTGATTATTTGTGTTTGCgtattaaattcaaattgtgtCATGTCGAGATCAAGGCTGGCTCAACCCCTAGGAGGATTAGGCAGCCGCatagggcccccaatttaataaggccctcaattaaaaaatattaataaaacaaatttccattaaaaaaaaaaattaagccctTATTACcgttcatattttttaattaaagccCCCTAATAATGGCAAATGAGTAATTTAAAAAAGCCTTCAATTTAATAAAGCCCCCAATTaatgaatcctaataaaataatttcgaTAAAACATAAGTAAAGACCTAATTgtcatcaatatatatttttcaattaaggcccctacttaatttttttttttttttttagaaaaaataaataaataaaaaagcattaatatcatttgattcttCAACATTCCAAAGtaaataaggcttaaaaaatCGATAGCAATAAACAAgggaatcaaataataataaagacacTATTAAATAAAATCCAATCTTAAAGTTCAATTCTTAAAGGTTGtgagtaaatattttttttggccttgtgaGAAGCATTGAGCAGCCAAAATTTTGGACAGCAATAAATTTTCCATcccaaaaagtgaaaagaatgatttttaatattaatattaaaataaatattatttaaataatatttaaatataaaaaatgtccCCACTTAAACTTTTTGCCCTAGGCCTCAAAATATATCAAGCTGGCTCTGGTCAAGATTGGTGTATAGGACTGTATAGATCAACTATAACTCTACTCAtataattaaatgggttagattCATTAATCCTAAcccgttaattttgtgttgggttcatgAGTAGTGTAAAACTTTGTTAGTCTTTATAGCACGTGTAAGGTTTGGGTCGTGCTGAAATAtggatataagattatataggtttttttttttttttttttttgaaaaatatggaactttcattgatgaaatctcacgagtataaagctcttatatCACTGAGCATACacctctgaaaaatcatagccaaaagctatgaagattacaaagtcataaaaatgacttcaagttTCCACTAactcatgtacaattacatttaaggaacagaTCTATTTCGTGTAGACTAGATTTAGGACATGGGTAacccaaatacaaaaacaaaaatagtaataaaacaaaatttaaaaaaaaaaaaaaaaaaaaaaacaacaacaacaacaacaacaactagaaactaaaaatccggCCGTGAGAGTTAAGTGTCCACATTGATCTACTCCATCTTCAACCCAAAGGCCATGACAACAAATCCATCCTCAACCAGTAGGccaggacaaacaaaaaaataaaaaacaaaaaacaaaaatcccaaaAGTAGTAGTGGAGGAGCACAGCATCGTAGACATTCCTTCGGAAGACCGCCTTGGCCGAAAAAGACGATCAGatttaaggttgaagagactagatctggatctagatctacaatCTAGATTTAAAGCAACCCGCCAAAAATGGAGACCGAATGAGCCTACAGAGAAGGCACCGAGCGTTGCTACCGTGAAAGGGGAGGATCTAGATCTTTCCTCTTGGGATTCTTCTTGGTGTTTTCTAAACCCTAACTCAACTCATCTAATTAAACATGCAAATCCTTCAaccttaatttattaatttcgtattgaattTATGTCGAGTTCACACATCGTGTCAAAGATTGACAATCATAAAACTAGCACAATTTAGCAAGCATATGTTAGCCCCACGGATTTGTATGTTTCATGAAATTGGGTCACAACTTAGAAAAGACTAGAGATCTAGATAATTCCCAGAGGATTCACTCTAGGCAAACAAAGTTAAGGTCCTTGAGGAGATAACAAGCcctgcaacaaaaaaaaaaaaaaaaaaaaattgagattattttattattaaattttagccATACTTTACATCTAACAATTCACAGCGTACCAGCCGTCATACAAAATAAATGTTAaagttaatgaaaatttattttctctctctagttcaGTTTTATTAActttagtatttattttgtgAGAAAGCTAGCACGTTGTGGATTGTTAGATGTAAAGCATTattatgatttaataataagataatctcaaatttggaagaaatttgagaggatcctaatccttgatttttattgtcatttcatttaattatacAACAGTTATATaaaagtctactaaataatgttattcttttatattatgaaaATGTGCATGTTATTTGAGCATACATTGGGCCAATTACGTACTAAGTAGCTGGAAATTGCAGTTTTCCCATACAGGCCAGGGTCCAACAACGTGGTGGTGGTTAACAAGGAAGACTTCGAGGTATGTGGCCAAAAGGTTGTGATTAACATGTACTACAATGGACCAACGATTCTCAAACTCACACAGACTGGGGACTTCTACTACTATTGTGGCATTGGGAAGCATTGTGAAGCTGGCCAAAAGCTCCACATCAAGGTCGTCAACGGAAAGGGCTCGGCCGGAAGTCCTTTCCCGTTTAAACTTGTCAATAAAGATGCTGTTGCACCCGCACCTGCTGAATCTACACATGATGTAACATTAATTCCATCCACAGCGTCCGTCATTCAAAATTTTAGCATGGTTTTTAGTTTGTTAGCTTTCTTGATCTTGTTGTGAATATGTGACCTCGCCAGGTTTTAACATATTGATTTACATTGCTTTTGTTTCGTCGGAGTTTGTTGCACATTGTGATGCTGGGAGATGTTTGTTGTTGGAGAAGTTAAATAAGTAACATTATAGCTAAATGTTTTATTGTACAGGGAAGATTAAATGTCAAGGGTAGCTGCGTTTGATCATTTCTGGCCtgttaagaaatttttttaggcCTGTGTGATTGGTAATctcattgatatatatagaaTGTTCTTCTGCTACATTCAGGAACCCTTGAAACAATTCACAATTCACAATTCAAGCTAGtttttctaataatttctgGTACCCTGTCTCTGGAGTTATTCTTTTTTACCTCTGAATCCAACCCAACACAAAGAAAATGAACATCTTTCAGGGTGGGCTGGACTAGAAAGCAAATTATGAAGCCCAGCTCTGACTCACATGAATGCTACCAAGCCCATATCTTTGTTAACCCTCTTTGTTTATAACCAAGCCCACACTATGGGCCTCTAGACCTAACTTAGGAGGTGATATggacaacaattcaaaacacgaCTTGCGAATTCGACACAACGaattcaatacgaaattagtTTATTAGGGTTGAAAggtttaactcatttaattaaatagatcggAAAGACTAACCCATAAagtcttatactcatgcttCGACATTGCCCAAACTTGACACACGACATTTAGGATTGGGAATTTTTTACTCGATCTGTAAATCCGACACAAACCCAGTACAAAATTATCAGTTTATGGTTAATGGGTCGGATTATGattaacttatatagttttatactccTATCTCATTAGAGCACTAGTAGTAGATACCTTATATGTCATTCCCTTCcttatgtttaagaaaaatttcaaaaaaaaaaaaaaaaaccacaaaaacctactcacatcagattttctacatttaaccaaccttctcaagggttgctacagtgtttcccaatgtgtAAGGAATCAAAAATAGTttcttatacattattttaatataaacatttctcttcatttctcgtctttcatctttttatctttaatcggggattgtgttgggattttgtgaaaaaagtgaagGTAGTAGGGAACTTgcattttgtaaaaaaataatattttaatagtataagGAAATGTAATGgaagctattgtgaaatatatttttacagaaaagtaaaaagtagttttgtactctaaactttaaaaaaaaaaaaaaaaaaaaaaaaaaaaaaaatcaaaaggaagtTGCTACTAATGCTCTTACAACTCAAAACAAATACATAAATACAAATTGCCGCCCCTATATGAGTGCATTGAATTCATTTGCTCTGGAGAAAtgaattttctttgtttttctttggggGAGTGGGGGAGGGGAGGAAAGACTTCATTTAATAGTTAGAgagattatatatttataatatatgaCAAGGCTAGATGGAAGTGCAGTACCATTTCCAACAAGAAGTGTGTGGACCAGTGTGGGCTTTTATGAACATATCTATCACAGTTCATGAGATATCTATGTCTCTATTATCTACAGACCTACCCATAATTATACATCTCACTGCAAAATATCCCCACAATTACATATTATCACTCTGCTGTCGGTTCATCTACCTACACTGCATGAGGCTTGAGCAGACAAATTTGCATGGTCCCTTTCCTCTTTATTATTTATATCTTTCTGCTATTCGTATGATTATTGTACGAAGCACTCTAGATTCAACCGAATCAATGGCCCCaaatacatgcatttttaatgtGTTTGCTTTCCGTAATCGGCTCTCTAGTATGTATTGTTAAATTGTTAACAATtcaaacaattaaataattaaaaatctttatttattaGGCCCGGTTGTCACGGGAGAGACATTTGGGGAACTTGAACCACCAAAAGGAACCAAATAATTCCTCATCAAAATGATACGTACATTCTTGGTGACCATCTTAattgaagagagagaagattATCACGAGTTAATGTTTTGTTCATTAAACTTAGACTATCCCACTTCCTATGCTAGCTAGTTAGGCATGCCATTCTAACAATAATTGACCACAccataatta
This genomic interval from Corylus avellana chromosome ca3, CavTom2PMs-1.0 contains the following:
- the LOC132173300 gene encoding umecyanin-like, with protein sequence MAKMHLSLLVLAAIGCCFLMDPATAMIHIVGGAHGWRLPHNKTFFEQWAKPRTFGVGDKIVFPYRPGSNNVVVVNKEDFEVCGQKVVINMYYNGPTILKLTQTGDFYYYCGIGKHCEAGQKLHIKVVNGKGSAGSPFPFKLVNKDAVAPAPAESTHDVTLIPSTASVIQNFSMVFSLLAFLILL